In the Bacillus shivajii genome, one interval contains:
- a CDS encoding LysM peptidoglycan-binding domain-containing protein: MQIHVVQEGQNLTGIANAYNTSVDDIVQANELPSAERLVIGQSLVIPIVGSFYWVQPGENLFAISQRFGIPFQELAEINQISLEDPLAAGTRLYIPPRPQTETEVNAYVEPIGDTVSEELIESARVRAPYLTYLAPFSYEVNRDGTLSPPLLNDFPAIAAEHNAGLMLTVTNLEAGEFSEEVGAALLTNEAAQDELINNIIEEAQRVGYRDVHFDFEFLRPEDRQRYNDFLRKAAERLRAEGLLISTALAPKTFAEQEGQWYEAHDYAAHGEIVDFVVLMTYEWGYGGGPPMAVSPIGPVREVIEYALTEMPAEKIMMGQNLYGYDWTLPFEPGGEFAPALSPQRAVQLAYEQNVPIQFDEESQAPFFEYVDDEGNDHVVWFEDARSIQAKFDLMRELGLRGISYWKLGLPFPQNWLLLSDQFDIQKF; this comes from the coding sequence ATGCAAATTCATGTTGTCCAAGAAGGGCAGAATTTAACCGGCATAGCAAATGCTTATAACACATCGGTAGACGACATTGTTCAGGCCAATGAGCTTCCAAGTGCTGAACGTTTAGTTATCGGACAAAGCCTCGTTATTCCAATTGTAGGGAGTTTTTATTGGGTTCAGCCAGGTGAAAATTTATTTGCAATCAGTCAGCGGTTTGGAATTCCTTTTCAAGAACTGGCTGAAATTAACCAAATATCACTTGAAGATCCACTTGCAGCAGGAACGAGGTTGTACATTCCACCTCGTCCACAAACAGAGACAGAAGTAAATGCATATGTAGAACCAATTGGTGATACAGTCTCTGAAGAGTTAATTGAATCAGCAAGAGTTAGAGCTCCTTACTTAACTTATCTAGCTCCTTTTAGTTATGAAGTAAACCGAGATGGCACATTATCACCACCTCTTTTAAATGATTTTCCAGCAATCGCTGCAGAACATAATGCAGGACTTATGCTAACTGTGACAAATTTAGAAGCTGGTGAGTTTAGTGAAGAGGTTGGAGCGGCCCTCTTAACAAATGAAGCTGCACAAGATGAATTAATTAACAATATTATCGAAGAAGCTCAAAGAGTCGGATACCGAGATGTCCACTTTGATTTTGAATTTTTAAGACCAGAAGATCGACAGAGGTATAATGATTTTTTAAGAAAGGCAGCTGAGCGTTTAAGGGCAGAGGGGTTATTAATTTCAACTGCTCTAGCACCGAAAACATTTGCTGAACAAGAAGGGCAGTGGTATGAAGCACATGACTACGCAGCGCATGGTGAGATTGTTGATTTTGTTGTCTTAATGACTTATGAGTGGGGGTACGGTGGTGGTCCTCCAATGGCTGTTTCTCCGATCGGCCCTGTCAGGGAAGTCATTGAGTATGCATTAACTGAAATGCCAGCAGAAAAAATTATGATGGGGCAAAATCTTTATGGATATGACTGGACCTTACCATTTGAGCCTGGTGGAGAGTTTGCGCCAGCATTAAGCCCTCAACGAGCTGTACAGTTAGCGTATGAGCAAAATGTTCCAATCCAGTTTGATGAAGAGTCTCAAGCGCCGTTTTTTGAATACGTTGATGATGAAGGAAATGACCATGTCGTTTGGTTTGAAGATGCTAGAAGTATTCAAGCTAAGTTTGATTTAATGAGAGAGTTAGGGTTAAGAGGGATTAGCTATTGGAAGTTAGGTTTACCATTCCCGCAGAATTGGCTTTTACTTTCAGATCAATTTGATATTCAAAAGTTTTAA
- the tlp gene encoding small acid-soluble spore protein Tlp has product MAKKDNRADNVEKLREMAENTKENIEAAEETMNNEHLSQAEKQAIQAKNERRKESIHSFQAEIEDEKSDREHGRI; this is encoded by the coding sequence ATGGCGAAAAAAGATAATCGTGCTGATAACGTTGAAAAGTTACGAGAGATGGCTGAAAATACGAAAGAAAATATCGAAGCTGCAGAAGAAACAATGAATAATGAGCATTTATCTCAAGCAGAAAAACAAGCGATTCAAGCGAAGAACGAGCGAAGAAAAGAAAGTATCCATAGCTTCCAAGCTGAAATTGAAGACGAAAAATCTGATCGTGAGCACGGTCGTATATAA
- a CDS encoding PHP domain-containing protein, whose protein sequence is MTSRLADVHMHSTVSDGGYSPSQLMEKCARANLKIVSLTDHDSTAGITAAAKFAKQYEMTFIPGIELSTRIKGTNVDILGYGINIEDDNLQNVLSYHRKMRHRRMEDMLQKCQEVGLNIQLEDVERHVTGETFSRPHLAKALIEKGYVKNVQESFEKYLGQHKPCYVPKPEEFSPKEAIELIHGAGGVAVVAHPVFYDLDDEIITWVQSFHLDGIEVYHRDHDEQAIKRFLQLAKRAEVKTGRKLFKTGGSDFHHESYGRIGEQLGETKLPVDEAEFLLSHLRLN, encoded by the coding sequence ATGACGAGTCGGCTTGCAGATGTCCATATGCATTCCACAGTTTCTGATGGCGGATATTCTCCATCACAATTAATGGAAAAATGTGCACGAGCAAATTTAAAGATTGTGTCACTTACGGATCATGATTCAACAGCAGGAATAACAGCAGCTGCAAAATTTGCAAAACAATATGAGATGACGTTTATTCCTGGTATTGAACTATCTACAAGAATAAAAGGGACAAACGTTGATATTCTTGGCTATGGAATTAACATTGAAGATGACAACCTGCAAAATGTCCTTTCATATCACCGGAAAATGCGTCATAGACGAATGGAGGATATGCTCCAAAAATGTCAAGAAGTAGGGTTAAACATTCAACTTGAGGATGTTGAAAGGCATGTGACAGGTGAGACGTTTTCGCGTCCACACTTAGCAAAAGCATTGATTGAAAAAGGCTATGTAAAAAATGTTCAAGAATCATTTGAAAAGTATTTAGGTCAACATAAACCTTGTTATGTACCCAAGCCTGAAGAATTCTCCCCAAAAGAAGCGATTGAACTTATTCATGGAGCTGGTGGTGTAGCCGTTGTTGCTCATCCTGTATTTTATGATTTAGATGATGAGATCATTACATGGGTTCAAAGCTTTCATCTTGATGGTATAGAAGTGTATCACCGCGATCATGATGAACAAGCGATCAAAAGATTTTTACAGCTGGCAAAAAGAGCAGAGGTAAAAACAGGCAGAAAATTATTTAAAACAGGAGGTAGTGATTTTCACCATGAATCATATGGACGTATTGGTGAGCAATTAGGTGAAACAAAGCTTCCTGTAGATGAGGCAGAATTTTTGCTATCACATCTTCGTTTAAATTAA
- a CDS encoding TVP38/TMEM64 family protein, which yields MMMIRKLIVTLTALVTILLLFIFHESFLHWIQNNDREHIVLTTVIATFMSLFPVIPYPIVGGVIGAAYGPMLGAFVIWMGSTFASIIFFGLIRYGGFHEWGTKILLKYKATKKVTILFERNAFMSITVLRMIPVIPSILINAYAAISRVPFVRYSIASGLGKVPAMTLFALIGHTIVTDPIELLYMLIIYSIFLTIVYTGYRFWSKKAEEEILVKTKQPSNL from the coding sequence ATGATGATGATACGCAAATTAATCGTTACACTAACCGCACTAGTTACGATTCTTTTATTATTTATATTTCACGAATCGTTTTTACATTGGATTCAAAACAACGACCGAGAGCACATCGTATTAACAACCGTTATTGCAACATTTATGTCCTTATTCCCTGTCATTCCTTACCCAATTGTAGGAGGCGTCATCGGTGCAGCATATGGTCCAATGCTAGGAGCCTTTGTTATTTGGATGGGCTCTACGTTCGCTTCAATCATTTTCTTCGGATTAATTCGTTATGGTGGTTTTCATGAGTGGGGGACAAAGATTCTACTAAAATATAAAGCAACTAAAAAAGTAACCATCTTATTTGAACGGAATGCATTTATGTCTATTACTGTACTAAGAATGATCCCTGTCATTCCTTCCATTCTCATTAATGCATATGCAGCGATTAGCCGAGTTCCATTCGTTCGCTATTCGATTGCATCTGGGTTAGGAAAAGTACCTGCGATGACGCTATTTGCATTAATTGGGCATACGATTGTAACAGATCCAATTGAACTTCTTTACATGCTCATTATTTATAGTATTTTCTTAACAATTGTTTATACTGGTTATCGCTTTTGGTCTAAGAAAGCGGAAGAAGAAATATTGGTTAAAACGAAGCAACCATCTAATTTATAG
- a CDS encoding AAA family ATPase, protein MNMNERRINSLKEKIDDWKTKPSVTLKETEITRELHFVKSTSLKEANIDDIDYIHLLSLAALARFYRVQEADDKVRNWLLEAWELDRSNQFFLNAFIETMLPDVSKPILNEPLPRIRETDHGQGKKNTIDRISELIKESHQNTQEMMSDANRLQIAANELGDQPLIEKMSTMTSQLKNVHSLTNELLDASEQFKQSISGIYYSKEKQSLFKETLEEFVHAQQTWDHLREKVTESEKNPLTELQSMIGLDDVKEKVQKYYYYLRYEQERKRQGYHFENERNLNMIFTGNPGTGKTTIARLLAKIYYHLGVLPKEKVVEVDRSHLVGAYLGQTEEKTTEIIKQSVGGILFIDEAYSLKREGATGNDYGQTAIDTLVAAMTSGEYAGQFSVILAGYPEEMRTFLWANPGLRSRFPESNHIHLPDFSSEELIEIAEQIALDNDFTISEDGITSLKQRIEKEQVDESFGNARTVKNIVLDAIFKKGAKAGQTHDYSEENFTILAKSDFAEQRSTPRNEKSGEEELQELIGLSAVKKEVQVLTSFVKMQKIREESNLPKVPIQLHAIFSGPPGTGKTTVAKIYGKILHELGLLKRGHLVVAGRSDLVAGYVGQTATKTKRKIKEALGGVLFIDEAYSLLSKGGQDFGKEAIDTLVEEMTRHEENLVIILAGYDEPMDQLLLANPGLPSRFKKRIQFPSYTTNELIKILQYYVRSYHYEVDDDIVEQLYNAIEFNRPSGNGRAMKDLVEAAIQRQAYRITSSNLDYESEYTLTKLEAVDFPILLNEGEEDHS, encoded by the coding sequence ATGAATATGAACGAAAGAAGAATTAATTCGTTAAAAGAGAAAATAGATGATTGGAAGACGAAGCCTTCTGTAACGTTAAAAGAAACAGAAATTACACGTGAGCTTCATTTCGTTAAATCTACTAGCTTAAAAGAGGCTAACATAGATGATATCGACTATATACATTTATTATCTTTAGCGGCTTTAGCTCGCTTTTACCGCGTGCAAGAAGCTGATGATAAAGTAAGGAATTGGCTTCTTGAAGCTTGGGAATTGGACAGGTCTAATCAGTTCTTTTTAAATGCATTTATAGAAACGATGCTCCCTGATGTAAGTAAACCAATATTAAACGAACCATTACCACGTATTCGTGAAACTGACCACGGACAAGGAAAGAAAAATACAATCGATCGTATTAGTGAATTAATTAAAGAATCACATCAAAATACGCAAGAGATGATGAGTGATGCTAATCGTTTACAAATTGCTGCTAATGAGTTGGGGGATCAACCATTAATTGAAAAAATGTCAACGATGACAAGTCAACTTAAAAATGTGCATTCTCTCACAAATGAACTTCTCGATGCATCTGAACAATTTAAACAATCAATTTCGGGGATTTATTATTCAAAGGAAAAGCAATCGTTATTTAAAGAAACGTTAGAAGAATTTGTTCACGCCCAACAAACATGGGATCATTTACGTGAAAAGGTGACAGAATCTGAGAAAAACCCCCTCACAGAGCTTCAATCAATGATTGGGCTTGATGATGTAAAAGAAAAAGTTCAAAAATATTATTACTATTTACGGTATGAACAAGAGCGCAAACGACAAGGATATCATTTTGAAAATGAACGAAATTTGAATATGATTTTTACTGGAAACCCTGGTACGGGTAAAACGACGATTGCTCGTTTACTTGCAAAGATTTATTACCATCTAGGCGTTTTACCGAAAGAAAAGGTTGTAGAAGTGGACCGTTCTCATTTAGTCGGTGCTTATTTAGGTCAAACAGAAGAAAAGACAACAGAAATCATCAAGCAGTCAGTTGGTGGAATTCTCTTTATAGATGAAGCTTATAGCTTAAAAAGAGAAGGGGCTACTGGAAATGATTATGGACAAACTGCGATTGATACACTTGTCGCTGCAATGACAAGTGGAGAATATGCGGGTCAATTCTCTGTCATATTAGCGGGTTACCCAGAAGAAATGAGAACGTTTTTATGGGCAAACCCAGGACTTAGAAGTCGTTTTCCAGAAAGCAACCATATTCATTTGCCAGACTTCTCTTCAGAAGAATTAATTGAAATTGCTGAACAGATTGCCTTAGATAATGACTTTACGATTTCAGAGGATGGCATTACGAGCTTGAAGCAACGCATTGAAAAAGAACAAGTTGATGAAAGCTTTGGAAATGCTCGAACAGTAAAGAACATCGTCTTAGATGCCATTTTTAAAAAAGGGGCAAAAGCAGGTCAAACACATGATTATTCAGAAGAGAACTTCACGATTTTAGCGAAATCAGACTTTGCCGAGCAACGAAGTACTCCTCGTAATGAAAAGAGTGGCGAAGAAGAGCTACAAGAACTAATAGGACTTTCTGCGGTAAAAAAAGAAGTTCAAGTGTTAACGTCTTTTGTGAAAATGCAAAAAATACGAGAAGAGAGTAATTTGCCGAAAGTACCTATCCAGCTACATGCGATCTTTTCCGGTCCACCTGGTACTGGAAAAACAACGGTTGCGAAAATTTACGGGAAAATTTTACACGAACTCGGTTTATTAAAAAGAGGACATTTAGTTGTCGCTGGAAGAAGTGATTTAGTTGCTGGCTACGTTGGTCAAACTGCAACGAAAACAAAACGGAAAATAAAAGAAGCATTAGGTGGTGTATTATTTATTGACGAAGCCTATTCACTTTTATCTAAAGGTGGACAAGACTTCGGCAAGGAAGCGATTGATACACTTGTAGAAGAAATGACACGTCATGAAGAAAACTTAGTCATCATCTTAGCTGGTTATGATGAACCGATGGATCAATTATTATTAGCTAACCCAGGACTACCATCTCGCTTTAAAAAAAGAATACAGTTTCCATCCTATACGACTAACGAATTGATCAAGATTTTACAATATTATGTGAGAAGTTATCATTATGAAGTTGATGATGACATAGTAGAGCAATTGTATAACGCCATTGAATTCAATCGTCCATCAGGAAATGGAAGGGCGATGAAAGATCTTGTAGAAGCAGCGATCCAAAGGCAAGCATATCGTATTACATCATCAAATTTGGATTATGAATCAGAATATACATTAACCAAATTAGAAGCTGTAGACTTTCCGATATTATTAAATGAGGGTGAGGAGGATCATTCATGA
- the nadE gene encoding ammonia-dependent NAD(+) synthetase has product MSKLQVEIISQLKVKSEIDPQEEVKKRIDFLKSYVKKTGMKGYVLGVSGGQDSTLAGKLIQLAMEELNEEEGTNEYTFYGVRLPYGIQRDEDDAQAALEFIQPYHRLAVNIKPAVDAAYSQFEEATGENLNDFVKGNTKARERMKVQYDLGAHYNCLVVGTDHAAEAVTGFYTKYGDGACDIAPLFGLNKRQGKMILQYLNAPDSLTEKVPTADLEDNKPLLPDEEALGITYSQIDNYLEGKEISKDAKENLERKYLQTEHKRQLPVTLYDRWWQ; this is encoded by the coding sequence ATGAGTAAACTTCAAGTTGAAATTATTTCACAACTTAAAGTGAAAAGCGAAATCGATCCACAGGAAGAAGTGAAAAAAAGAATTGATTTTTTAAAATCGTATGTAAAAAAGACTGGCATGAAAGGGTATGTATTAGGTGTCTCAGGTGGACAAGATTCTACATTAGCCGGAAAGCTTATACAACTGGCTATGGAAGAATTGAATGAAGAAGAAGGGACGAATGAATATACTTTTTATGGTGTACGTCTCCCATATGGGATCCAAAGGGATGAAGATGATGCTCAAGCAGCGTTAGAGTTTATTCAACCGTACCACCGTTTAGCTGTGAATATAAAGCCTGCTGTTGATGCAGCTTATAGTCAGTTTGAAGAAGCAACAGGGGAAAATTTGAATGATTTTGTTAAAGGAAACACAAAGGCACGTGAACGAATGAAAGTACAATATGACCTTGGTGCACATTACAACTGTTTAGTTGTAGGAACGGATCATGCAGCGGAAGCAGTTACAGGCTTCTATACGAAATATGGGGACGGTGCTTGTGATATCGCACCGCTATTTGGTTTAAATAAACGCCAAGGTAAAATGATTTTACAATATTTAAATGCACCAGATTCATTAACGGAAAAGGTGCCAACAGCTGATCTAGAAGATAACAAGCCTCTCCTTCCAGATGAGGAAGCACTCGGGATCACGTACAGTCAAATTGACAATTATCTTGAAGGAAAAGAAATAAGTAAAGATGCTAAAGAAAACTTAGAACGTAAATATTTACAAACCGAACATAAAAGACAGCTACCTGTAACCCTATATGATCGTTGGTGGCAATAA
- a CDS encoding DUF421 domain-containing protein: MFDFWQGAQDLPVYGFLIRATIVYVYVFLLLKVLGQRSMNAINPIDFLFGVIIGDVVGEPLADGEAPLGGPLAAATLIGGIHLFLSYIALMMPRFRRVIEDEPIILIEKGKINHKEMKKCKVTVESLLMDLRINSAIDLTEVDYAILESNGQISVIKKSRFDSATPSDLGQSPQAKGYPSVVIQDGQIIHANVKDLGGLEWLKVEIKKRGYNSPEEIFLMTVDQTGAVFISPMKIRDIEKRSAN; the protein is encoded by the coding sequence ATGTTTGATTTTTGGCAAGGGGCTCAAGATCTACCTGTTTATGGATTTCTCATTAGAGCTACAATTGTTTATGTATATGTATTTCTCTTGCTTAAAGTATTAGGTCAACGGTCCATGAACGCAATCAACCCAATAGACTTTTTATTCGGTGTTATTATTGGTGACGTTGTCGGAGAACCTCTCGCTGATGGAGAAGCGCCATTAGGAGGACCATTAGCAGCAGCAACGTTAATTGGAGGAATTCATTTATTTTTATCATATATTGCGTTAATGATGCCGCGCTTTAGGCGTGTCATCGAGGATGAGCCGATTATTTTAATTGAAAAAGGTAAAATTAATCATAAGGAAATGAAAAAATGTAAAGTCACAGTCGAATCGTTATTAATGGATTTAAGAATTAATAGTGCGATTGACCTTACAGAAGTTGACTATGCAATTTTAGAATCGAATGGTCAAATTAGTGTCATTAAAAAATCTCGTTTTGACAGTGCGACACCAAGTGATTTAGGACAATCACCTCAAGCAAAAGGGTATCCTTCAGTTGTCATTCAAGATGGCCAGATCATTCATGCCAATGTAAAGGATTTAGGTGGGTTAGAGTGGTTGAAAGTAGAAATTAAAAAGAGGGGATACAATTCACCTGAAGAAATTTTCCTTATGACAGTGGATCAAACTGGTGCAGTATTTATTAGCCCAATGAAAATTAGAGATATAGAGAAAAGAAGCGCGAATTAA
- a CDS encoding acid-soluble spore protein N: MAGKHAFDKFRPNHLGTQPRKSDSNKGKQMNTKDNENPDYIPPKGKH; this comes from the coding sequence GTGGCTGGAAAACATGCATTTGATAAATTCAGACCGAATCACTTAGGAACACAACCGAGAAAAAGCGACTCAAATAAAGGTAAGCAAATGAACACGAAAGATAATGAGAACCCTGACTATATCCCTCCTAAAGGAAAACATTAG
- a CDS encoding FbpB family small basic protein: MSKKKKLRYEELFQENKQALLKDPKEIEKIELRLEKRHVDRLYS; this comes from the coding sequence ATGAGCAAAAAGAAAAAGTTAAGATATGAAGAGTTATTTCAAGAAAATAAACAAGCATTGTTAAAAGATCCGAAGGAAATTGAAAAAATTGAACTAAGGTTAGAAAAGCGTCATGTCGATCGCCTATACTCATAA
- a CDS encoding acyl-CoA thioesterase, producing the protein MIISTTTVPVRYAETDQMGVVYHANYLVWCEIGRTKLIEDLGFKYADMEKDGVLSPVTNINLNYKHPAKYPEQVTIKTWIEKYTGIRVMYGYEILNEAGKVCVDGTSEHVCVDANTFRPISIKKKFPKWHEAYEMNKK; encoded by the coding sequence ATGATTATTTCTACAACAACCGTTCCAGTAAGGTATGCAGAAACAGATCAAATGGGTGTCGTTTATCATGCAAATTATTTAGTGTGGTGTGAAATTGGAAGAACAAAACTGATCGAAGATTTAGGCTTTAAATATGCGGATATGGAGAAAGACGGTGTGCTTTCTCCTGTAACAAATATAAACTTAAATTATAAACATCCAGCAAAGTATCCAGAGCAGGTCACAATAAAGACGTGGATTGAAAAGTATACCGGAATACGTGTGATGTACGGGTATGAAATTTTAAATGAAGCTGGAAAAGTGTGTGTTGATGGTACAAGTGAACATGTTTGCGTCGATGCAAACACATTTCGTCCGATTTCAATAAAAAAGAAATTCCCTAAATGGCACGAAGCGTACGAAATGAACAAAAAATAA
- a CDS encoding VanZ family protein, with protein MRIKTQEASRLGIFYISNWFLFIYIILLFYITLFAWNYGASLGAVGPGGRNYNLTPFFSIYRIYTYSPDMMVPLRILGGNVLLFIPFGLLFPLFLESIRKRKKTVSFFLVVITGMLLSTFIEINQFLFTYRVANVDDIILNTLGTFIGAVMYKVTKWVRIV; from the coding sequence GTGAGAATTAAAACACAAGAAGCGTCTCGATTAGGTATATTTTATATATCGAATTGGTTTTTATTTATATATATAATTTTATTATTTTATATCACTTTATTTGCTTGGAATTACGGTGCTTCGTTAGGGGCAGTGGGTCCTGGAGGGAGAAACTATAATTTAACTCCTTTTTTTAGCATCTATCGTATTTATACATATAGTCCAGATATGATGGTACCTCTTCGAATATTAGGCGGAAATGTATTATTGTTTATTCCTTTTGGACTCTTATTTCCCCTGTTTTTAGAAAGTATTAGGAAGAGGAAAAAGACAGTATCTTTTTTTCTTGTAGTAATAACAGGGATGTTATTGTCAACATTTATAGAAATTAATCAATTTTTGTTTACTTACCGGGTAGCAAACGTTGATGATATCATTTTAAATACATTAGGTACATTTATTGGTGCAGTAATGTATAAGGTCACAAAATGGGTGCGAATTGTTTAA
- a CDS encoding DMT family transporter, whose product MMEKRPWLVYVMIAFATSSWGSAFIAGNFATRDFEPTTVAFLRFFFAALILIPLMFVMQKNLKLPNVKEWLLLSSLGLTGIALYNIMFFIATKEAPIVKSSLFIASNPVLIILLSAIFLKEKITKRNVVGLILALAGASLIITEGQWAEVVRAGFEPIDIVLFIAVICWALYSVLGKVALQRFSALESTTYAVSIGTLMLMPLALMEISWTQLSEANLLTWGSILHMSIIVSVVSFIMYYQGIKIIGAGKASIFINLMPLSAVIMAVIILGEPLLPIHIIGAVFVLIGVTYGTRKSKKVQPQPVIDNKSS is encoded by the coding sequence ATGATGGAGAAACGACCTTGGTTAGTTTATGTCATGATTGCTTTTGCAACAAGTAGTTGGGGAAGTGCATTTATAGCAGGTAACTTTGCAACAAGAGATTTCGAACCAACTACTGTTGCGTTTTTACGATTCTTTTTTGCAGCACTTATACTCATTCCATTAATGTTTGTAATGCAAAAGAATTTAAAACTACCGAACGTAAAAGAGTGGCTATTACTTAGTTCACTTGGACTTACTGGAATTGCTTTATATAACATCATGTTTTTCATCGCAACAAAGGAAGCTCCTATTGTGAAGAGTTCACTCTTTATTGCTTCAAATCCAGTATTAATCATTTTGTTATCTGCAATATTTTTAAAAGAAAAAATAACAAAGAGAAATGTCGTTGGCCTTATTTTAGCATTAGCTGGTGCTTCGTTAATCATTACAGAAGGCCAATGGGCAGAAGTGGTTCGTGCTGGCTTTGAACCAATTGATATTGTCTTATTTATCGCAGTAATTTGCTGGGCGTTATATAGTGTATTAGGGAAAGTTGCCTTGCAACGATTTAGCGCGCTTGAAAGTACAACGTATGCTGTATCAATAGGTACGTTGATGTTAATGCCATTAGCACTTATGGAAATCAGTTGGACACAATTATCAGAAGCGAATTTGTTAACATGGGGCTCGATTTTACACATGAGTATCATTGTTTCAGTAGTTAGTTTCATTATGTATTATCAAGGAATCAAAATCATTGGTGCAGGGAAGGCCTCGATTTTTATCAATTTAATGCCTTTATCGGCCGTTATTATGGCAGTTATTATCCTTGGAGAACCGTTACTTCCAATTCATATAATTGGTGCAGTATTCGTACTAATCGGTGTTACGTACGGTACGCGAAAATCAAAAAAAGTTCAACCTCAACCAGTTATTGACAACAAAAGTAGTTAG